TAATGATATGTAACCATACGTGAACATTAATATGGTTGATTTGTGGTAGTTATGATATCTAAGCAATATATACCGTAGAGTATGTatttataatacataaataattAACAATGGTTAGGAAAAGTTTCCAAATTGGTTCAGAAGCTTCTGATCCATCATATCAAAACTCAAGCTCCAAAGTCATCAGCTCTCGGAGGACCAAATGATGAGCTTCTCAGTCTGCTAATGATGATATACGCACGTTATTGGTCCAAAGAATGAGTTTCTCATTATGTTTCTTGAGGATCTTGTATTGcatcatttgattttttttttgttattggaCATTGCATTTTCAAACTGAATCAAGGCGAGAGGTGGATTCAGCATGTTAGAACATGGTATTGATCACCCCTTCGACCCATCCAGGAATGGCTCAAGTAGTCATGGCTACTAAATTCTTGGACCCATCGGTAAATCTGAAGAGCCACGACATGACTCGAGTTTgagactttttttttttcatttgagTATTTTGACATATACTGCTACTTTAAAATTCAAACATGAATCCACACGTCAGCTATACAAAAACAAATATATCAGTTGCAATATCGGATTTTCACTTCTTACAGCCTGAATTTAGAACTGAAGTCTCTTTCTCTATATCTGCTTGTGTAACAAAAAACTATTCTCCCATACAGATGTATTTTGGAACTGCATCAAGCCAATCCGACGAGTTTTTCACTGATTTCCCACAGTTTACTCGCTTTCTCGGCATCACTGGCTTCTTTCGAGAGCTTATTCTCAAAAGAAGAAGAGTTGTTATTCCAGCTCCAATATACACCTGACTTTGAGAGGCTTGGATCACTAACAACCtgaatttcaagaaaatatgTAAGTATTTATATTTGTTGGTTTGATGAAATCTGCTTCTTggatttcatgttttgactaACCTGCGCAAGTCTTTCTCCAGCTTCTGTTTCCGAGACATAGCCTTTGGTGATATATTTCTGGAAAGGTGGGAAGAGAATCCTGAAAAGTGGAATGTGTTCTCTGAATAATCCTGTTTCAGCGATACATCCAGGATAGAGTGATGCAAAAGTAATGCCAGTTTCCTCGTGGAAACGTCTGTGAAACTCTTGCATAGTGAGCATGTTGCAGACTTTGCTGTCTTTGTAGGCTTTGGCACCATCAAATTCGCCCCCATCTATCATGGACGAGCTGCCTACTCCATTCAAACCTCCTCTAAGTCCCCTTAAATCCCCTAAATTAGCCTTTGGTGGCACATTTCCGGCCAAGGTGTTCGTGTTACCTATCAAGAGCAAAAAGGAAAATCAGTCAAGTGTTCATATTACATTGGATGAAACTCATTACAGTAATTCTCAAGAATTCTACAAAAATTCTTTGCAGCTTGCCAAACAGTCGATGCGGATTGTAACACAATTATGATGACGAATCACACATTGAAATAAATTACCTTCAGTCTTGATTTCAACCAAGCAAAAAATAGAAAGGACTAAGCAATGAGCTCAGAGCAGTACCTGTAATGGAACCAACGATGATGAGGCGCTTCTGTGAATAATCTGATTTTTTCATATCTTCCAATAGCAACCTAGAAAGAAGGAAATGGCCAAGATGATTTGTGCCAACACTGAGCTCGAACCCCTCAGCAGTAAACGTCGGCTCTTTAGCAGTTGGAAAGTAAACGGCAGCATTGCAAACCAGCACATCGAGCGGCCTCCCAGTAAGTCGAAAAGCATCAACAAACTGGCGGACACTTTCAAGAGAGGCAAGGTCAAGATGCATGACCGTGTAGTCTTCTTTAGCAATACCAACGGATTTCGCAGCTTTTTTGGCCTTGAGAAAATTCCTGCAGGCCATGATAACATGCCATTTTCCTGTTTCGGCAAGAGCCTTTGCAGCTGCAAGGCCTAATCCTGAGGATGCTCCGGTGACTATAACGGTGCCTTTGGTTCGAGTTTTCTTCTCTTCTGTTGAAGCCTGATTGATGGATGGAGCTGTGACTGTCGTTTGTGCTTTAATTGGTCCATTTACCAGTTTCTTTCTTAATTCCTGTACAGTTAACTTCATCACTACGTGTAAAACCACAAAGATTCAGAAAGTCAATTCGTAACAACGGTTTCCATAGGATATTGTTGAGTCTGTGTAAGCTACAATTACTCACATTTGTTCAACGTAGCCATCGAGGTTGCAAAACAAATGAAATGACTGATTTAGTGTTAAAATATCTGAGTTGTAAGATCATCAGAGATATAGCTTTATATCTATCCCTATCCCTAAACGATATAGATTCCTCTGATTAAAATGCTTAAATTAAGCATGAAATTCCATACCCACAAAATCACCCTACTTTCTAGGATACCCTGCCATGCCAAGAATCAATCTTTTCAATTGCACCCTGCCAACTACCGAATATGAAGTATACTCTAccaaatcaaagtctttcaagaaatgagAGACACCTTTTCATCAATCTTTCTCACAAAATTTGATGCAATGTTACTGTTTCAAAAACTGCAATGAAAAGGTATAATAAATTACCCATtcagtatatatatgtatgtacatATACATTTACCTTGTTCAGAGAAGAGTTGCTTTCAGCTTTAAGGGAGAGCGGCAGTGAAGCTCCAAAAAGGGACGTCTCTTTTAAACCACTTGCTTTGTTCTACCAAAATTCATCCAACAACACAACAAAAAACTTCGATAGTTTAGAATCTAACCCACAAACTTCATGTGAAAACTAGATATTATAACAAGAAAAGTAATCTATATTTCATTCCCATTTGAGTGAATCTTGTGTACCTCTTTAGGAATGGAGAGGGTCGATGAAACCACAGAGGCTGCTTGGAGATACATTGTTGCAATAAATGAAAGGTTTGCGAGTGCGTTTTTTGGAGTGTGTTTAGTGTGTTTTAGCAGTGACTGTTGGGAGGAGTGGGTGTGGATTCTTATTTAAGACAATGGCCCACTTTACCTTATTTTGTCCAATCATCGCTTCAGCTTGGATTCTCACTCattgatatttatttatttatttatttttttaaacaataaCTCAgtgatatttaaaaaaaacaaaaacaaaattagATCATTTTATACAtacacatattcatattcatatttctCTGATAAAACATCTATATCGATTCAAACATAAAATTTATGACAAATTCTTCATCTTTGaaaagaatattttatttcttaagaTTTTGTCTttttagattatgaaatcttgcttgatttatttctagatgataagattttggttgatttatttctagatattataagatttgtttttaatatgatttttatctctAAGATATTTTATCTTTGTTTAAAAGAAGTTTgtatttctaatgaaaatttTGTTTTCATATTTCATATGACTTTTTTATGGAATTGTTTTTAGGTCAAAGATTGGATATAAATATGGAGTGTTTCATGGCTACGTGTGGGTCTTTAGGGGTAGTCGACGGCGGAGTTCTTGCATAGAATAAACATACGAGAGCCGAGCCTATTTTGATGAGAATCTTTAGTGTGATTGGTTGATCACTTTGTGCAGCTGCTGAAGTTTTTCGTGTGATCGGTTAATCATTTTTCGCAGCTACTGGAGTTTTTCTGAGCCTTCATAGAGATCAAAGTTGGATATTTTCATGTAAAGAatttgtgtgattgattcatATATTTTTCGTGTTGTTGATTGGTGTTGACGATACTCAAGAACAATACTACGTGAAGTGTTGGTTGAAGAATTGTTTCGTTTGGTTTAAGCAATATGATTCTTTTTGTTTCATGCATTTAGTATTTACTTTGAGTTTTTGATGCATCTTAAttcttttaaatgtcaaagaATTTGATTTTGTTATTCTCACTAGTATTGATTTTTGTAAACGATTTTTTTCTAGTTAATTTGTACCTTGAGGCATTGCACAAATATTCGTATTTATGCATAATTTAagcatgatttttatttattaaaattatatttgttgttaataattaatttccgCTTCATGTTGTTGGCCGATGTTGACAAAATCAGAGCACAAAACTAATTTCTGATACACACATCATAATTTATTTCCTATCGATTTATTCCCAATATCATACTAAGAATAGCTAGGATTTCCAGAAGAAGATGCCATTCGTTTGATGAGAAATAAAAAGGAATATCGAATCTTGTCTAATTCAActtcaacttttttttttgtctttgaACCATCTAATTTATTTTGACATCTAGTTTCCTTTGTTTATTGCGAGGCATATCTCATTTCAAGATTCATCGACTGACTTGACTGGGATCTTATTTCCAGTCTACTTAATTCTTTTATTTCAATTTTCTTTAATTTCTTTAGTTAGTATAACTCTAACTATTACTCTTAGACAAATTATCTTGTTTTTACGTAGGATCTTTGCTAAAGAAAGCGAGTTCAACACCCTTTCAATCTTCAtccaataaatatttaattttctaatattcaaatattctaaaaaaaataaaaaaaatctatgtTAATCTAGATGATCACCTAGGTGGATTTTGAGCATCTATGTTGTGACTATGGTCTTTTATCACATACATTCAaaatacaaatttaaaaaaattaatatatttacatAAATGAAATATAACATTAGCAGATAACATTCTAGTGTAGTCGGCTCTCGGTCAGGATGAAAGCGtcaatataaaatcaaatcGCATTTTGCACTTCTGTGAAGACCCAAACAACCGTATATTCTCTAGTATGAAATTAACTATCTTTTAAAATCTAGTGTTATTAAAATCGATCAAAACATGCCCTGTAAATGGATACATGTATCTAATTTATAAAAACATAGAGTTATAAAACAACTTTAATTTAAGTAAAGGGTTGttttacatatttttataataataaaataatattttcgataaaaaaaaataatattttttattgatcGAATTTATAAGATATTTTCCAGTTATTATGTCTTACTTAGACAGTACAAATTATATATGTTATAATTTACTTCGAGCCTATGGCTGCAAGTGGCCAACACAACTTGATAGAACAAAGATTGGACCAAATGTGATATATACAAATAACACGTGACAAAGGCCTCAAACCTCTACAAACTTTCATGAAAATTATGCctactctttcaaaattctggAAAACAAAAGGGCCTGAACCAGGGGGCGTAAATCTCTCTCAGAAAATAAACGACTGAGTTCCTGAATATGTTGCTGCGATTGTAGACTATACaatatttttctgaaaatatgaAGAAAAATATATCTTAAGAGGCACCCTTGCAAATTTATCTAATGGGATTCAAGGCAGTTTCTTCGTGCCGTTTTCATGCATGTCTTACGCCCATGAAGTAGTCGAAGTCATGATGTTGGACGCCAAGTTGCTTTAGCCATGAATCTGCCCTGCACGAAAGTAATCCTAACTTTTCTTTGCCATGAGCATTTTTGTCCGAGATCCACACATCGCCTTGCATCTTGTAAGTGGCCAAACCAAATGGAGTGAGGGAAATAACAACCTcttcttcagtttttccatcaaCATTTTCAACATCGTATTCAAATTCCATATCTATCCATCATAATTCGGAATGTTTTGATAAGTTTCATACAAAAGTGAGATGACAAGCATCATGGATAACTATCGTCAATCTTTCTCATCGATAATTTTGTACCTTGAAAGGAGGAAGAAAGGGTGTGATATGTGAGAAAGCACGCTTGCAAGTCTTTAAAAGTTCTTCCAGTGCCAGGAATGTGATAAATAGGGTACCTGTATTATCACATGGATAAGGTCATTCACACCATTTTTTATTTCCCTTTTGCATCTAGTTCCAGGAAAATAGTTATCTATAAATATATAAAGGATTGAAAATAAAGGAAAGGATTTGGGAGAAACTAACCACGCGACCGCCATCCAACTAGCTGGTGAAAGATCTACAC
This Primulina eburnea isolate SZY01 chromosome 2, ASM2296580v1, whole genome shotgun sequence DNA region includes the following protein-coding sequences:
- the LOC140822773 gene encoding protochlorophyllide reductase-like, whose product is MYLQAASVVSSTLSIPKENKASGLKETSLFGASLPLSLKAESNSSLNKELRKKLVNGPIKAQTTVTAPSINQASTEEKKTRTKGTVIVTGASSGLGLAAAKALAETGKWHVIMACRNFLKAKKAAKSVGIAKEDYTVMHLDLASLESVRQFVDAFRLTGRPLDVLVCNAAVYFPTAKEPTFTAEGFELSVGTNHLGHFLLSRLLLEDMKKSDYSQKRLIIVGSITGNTNTLAGNVPPKANLGDLRGLRGGLNGVGSSSMIDGGEFDGAKAYKDSKVCNMLTMQEFHRRFHEETGITFASLYPGCIAETGLFREHIPLFRILFPPFQKYITKGYVSETEAGERLAQVVSDPSLSKSGVYWSWNNNSSSFENKLSKEASDAEKASKLWEISEKLVGLA